The following are from one region of the Streptomyces fradiae genome:
- a CDS encoding SseB family protein translates to MSDNGDDIAKPQRVSKLVELAASSVPATPDVAVHIAPTAAPTDEEASARREFARLLGEFRRTAVLVPFDEFGSLWTSDFGGVRWICAFSDEEALARFAVARKEAGREWAYRTVLGARLLDVMVPMLPGPGGVALDAGSADGVVFPPVAGVVPDEVAVDLGGTGAGTR, encoded by the coding sequence GTGAGTGACAACGGGGACGACATAGCGAAGCCTCAACGGGTTTCGAAATTGGTCGAGTTGGCGGCTTCTTCCGTCCCGGCGACTCCGGACGTAGCCGTCCACATCGCTCCCACGGCAGCGCCGACCGACGAAGAGGCGTCGGCCAGGCGGGAGTTCGCGCGTTTGCTCGGCGAATTCCGGCGTACCGCGGTGCTGGTGCCGTTCGATGAGTTCGGGAGTCTGTGGACGTCCGACTTCGGCGGGGTGCGGTGGATCTGCGCGTTCTCGGACGAGGAGGCGCTGGCCCGGTTCGCGGTGGCGCGGAAAGAAGCGGGGCGGGAGTGGGCGTACCGGACGGTTCTGGGTGCGCGGTTGCTTGACGTGATGGTGCCGATGCTGCCCGGTCCGGGCGGAGTCGCGCTGGATGCCGGAAGCGCGGACGGGGTGGTGTTTCCGCCGGTGGCGGGGGTCGTCCCGGACGAGGTGGCGGTGGATCTCGGGGGAACGGGGGCGGGGACGCGGTGA